Proteins encoded within one genomic window of Leptolyngbya sp. FACHB-261:
- a CDS encoding antibiotic biosynthesis monooxygenase has protein sequence MIERRWHGKVPQHLSESFFHHLIDTGVRETIQISGNLGARILKNENDGWVHFVLVTFWRSIEDITAFAGQDISKAVLYPEDEKYELVPDLHVEHYEIVEDFQPQAQA, from the coding sequence ATGATTGAGCGCCGTTGGCACGGAAAAGTACCTCAACATTTGAGTGAGAGTTTCTTTCACCACCTTATTGATACTGGTGTACGTGAAACCATTCAAATCTCTGGCAATCTTGGAGCACGGATATTGAAAAATGAAAACGATGGTTGGGTGCACTTTGTCTTAGTAACTTTTTGGCGTTCAATAGAAGATATTACTGCGTTTGCGGGGCAAGATATATCAAAGGCAGTTTTGTACCCCGAAGATGAGAAATACGAATTAGTTCCAGATCTCCACGTCGAGCATTACGAGATTGTAGAAGATTTTCAACCCCAAGCTCAAGCTTGA
- a CDS encoding cytochrome P450 has translation MQTNQQSGVMPNSELFGNPFPYYAKMRRESPVFYDTEQQSWMVFRYEDVEQVLADWQTFSSKIPHPPEQTDFTQSLNYTDPPKHRSLRSLVAKIFTARRVEELAPRITQITHELIDKVQGQERMDFMRDLAIPLPVIVIAEILSVPIEDRDDFKRWTEGIALLDPVAIKAMADYFRHLLEQRRQNPGKDLISDLIAAHETGKTLTAQELVDFCIVLLVGGNETTTNLLGNAILCFNEYPEAFERLKQEPQLLPLAIEEVLRYRSSIQGMERFTKVATQLAGQTIPAGQMVTVWMGSANRDETQFDRPDEFVVDRNPNSHLAFGNGIHFCLGAPLARLESKIVLSAVLERLPNLRIDPNATLEFIPSTGMHGVKSLPVLL, from the coding sequence ATGCAAACAAATCAGCAATCGGGTGTAATGCCAAACTCTGAATTGTTTGGCAATCCGTTTCCTTACTACGCCAAGATGCGACGTGAATCGCCCGTATTCTATGACACAGAGCAGCAAAGCTGGATGGTGTTTCGCTATGAAGATGTGGAACAAGTACTTGCAGATTGGCAAACGTTTTCATCAAAAATTCCCCATCCACCAGAGCAAACAGATTTCACCCAAAGTCTGAATTACACCGATCCACCCAAGCATCGATCACTGCGATCGCTCGTTGCTAAAATATTCACTGCTCGTCGGGTAGAAGAATTAGCACCGCGCATTACTCAAATTACCCACGAACTGATCGATAAAGTTCAGGGCCAAGAGCGAATGGACTTCATGCGTGACTTGGCAATTCCACTGCCAGTAATTGTAATCGCTGAAATTTTGAGTGTTCCCATTGAAGATCGAGATGACTTCAAACGCTGGACAGAAGGAATTGCGCTGCTTGATCCAGTAGCAATAAAAGCGATGGCTGACTACTTCCGGCATCTGCTAGAACAACGGCGACAGAATCCTGGTAAAGACTTGATCAGCGATTTAATTGCCGCTCACGAAACGGGTAAAACCCTAACGGCTCAAGAATTGGTGGACTTTTGTATTGTGCTGTTGGTGGGTGGCAATGAAACTACAACTAATTTGTTGGGGAATGCCATTCTTTGCTTTAACGAATATCCAGAAGCCTTTGAGCGCCTGAAGCAGGAACCTCAATTGCTGCCGTTGGCGATCGAGGAAGTATTGCGCTATCGATCATCCATTCAGGGGATGGAACGGTTTACCAAAGTCGCAACCCAACTAGCAGGACAGACAATTCCCGCAGGACAAATGGTAACGGTTTGGATGGGATCAGCCAATCGGGATGAAACTCAGTTTGATCGTCCAGATGAGTTTGTCGTCGATCGCAACCCCAATTCACATCTGGCTTTTGGTAATGGCATTCACTTTTGTTTGGGTGCGCCCTTGGCTCGTCTAGAAAGCAAAATCGTGCTGAGTGCGGTGCTAGAACGCCTACCCAATCTACGCATTGACCCAAACGCCACGCTGGAATTTATTCCCTCAACGGGGATGCATGGCGTTAAGTCCTTGCCTGTCTTGCTTTAA